The DNA window GGTGTCTGGCCGTCGGTGGACAGGTCAGATGACTTTCGAGAGATTCGTGCAGAGCTCGGTGAACCTCGCTGGCTTGACGAGATTCCCGCTCACCTTGCTTCGAAGGCTGATTTTGACTATCTCTGCCGTATGGTGAAGTGCGCGGTATCCTCACTTTGGGATCTTTATCTGGTCGGTCCCAAGGGGCGCAAGATTCTCCATTTCTCCCACGACGAGTGGGGTGGCTCGCGTGGGATTCCAACAATGCCGAACAAGGCGCAGCACCCAACCGCCTGAGCCGCTCCGAGCCGATTTTTCATCGTGATTACAACCCTCAACCCACAGTCAACGCGCGGCTTCCGTCAGGCGGTTGGTGTGCTATGACGTTCGCTAAAAAAATGTTACCAGGTGTTCCAACGGGCATATTTGCGAGCATCGCCCGATCATCGAAACTTGGTGATCTGCCCGCTATCGTTGCGAGCATCCTCCTTCCGTCCCTCGCGGCCTCCATCTGGATCTCATGGCGAGGAGGGTTGGCGGGCCGAGGTCTCGGGAGGACTTGCACGGAAGCATGGGGTGCATCGCTGCTTTGTGGCTGGGTTTGCGTCTATTTGGTATTGGCCGACTTCCGGAGGACTTCGGACATCATCCTGTCTATCCCGATTGCGGGACTGGTCGCAGGCCTCGGGAGCCTGATTCCTGCTTTCGGCTTTGCATTGATCGGGTATGCTTTCGGTGCCCGGAGGCGGACGTCGATCCACGTCTCGAGGACAGATCCCTCTGAGCGCTCTCCCTAGGGCAAACGACAAAGCGAACAAGGCGCTGGTGGACGACCCCTATCAGCGGCTTTGTTGCGTCCTTGCCGCCAGCTTCGGAAGGTGATTGATTGTCCGTGGCCGCTCCGGTGAGTTACCGGGGTCGCCACAGCTTTTACGTTGGCCAGAAAATAGCGGTTCGGAGTGTATCCTGAGATTGGGGTTGCGGGCGTGCGCCAATGGCGTATGGTGGTGCCTGGGGATGATCTTCTATGAGACCGACGTTTTCACAGCGCGCATCGTCGAACTCATCGATGACGAATCATACTCTGCACTGCAGGCCGTGCTGGTCGCAGATCCCGAGGCGGGGGACATCATTCCCCGGTCGAAGGGATTGCGGAAGATTCGTTGGATGGGCAGCGGACGAGGCAAGCGGGGTGGATTACGAGTGATCTATTACTTGGTCCACCACGAGGCGATCTTCATGCTTTACGCCTACCCGAAGAACCGAGAATCCGACCTGACACAACGCCATCTCCAGATCCTCAGAGAGCTGGTTGAACAACACCTGAACCAATGAACGACGAAGATTTCGAACTGCTTTGCGAGAGCATCCGCCAAGCCGGTGAGATCCGGCAGGGGAAGCGGAAGCCATCTAGAACCTTCAAGGTGGGGGATCCCGACGCGAAGGCGATCCGGGAGCGCCTGGGTCTTTCCCAGTCCCGATTCGCCGCGATCATTGGAGTCAGCGTTCGCACGCTGCAGAATTGGGAGCAGGGTCGGCGCGAGCCCGAAGGTCCCGCGAAGGCGTTGCTCCGCGTCGTCGACCGAGAGCCGCAAGCTGTGCTCCAAGCACTCCACGCCTGATCGGAACAAGACAAGGCCAACAAGCCGTGGAAGATCGACGCCTAACCGCCGCATTGTTGGACGCCGTGCTGGCGGTTCGCCCCGTGATCATTTCGCCGCCGTGCGGCTTTTTGTTCGCGCGTGTTCACTGAGACGTTCGGCTAAAATCAGGTTGCCGAGCCCCGAGTGATACTTTAGTGTCACTCCATGCGAACCGAACTGGTCACGACCCTAAAGCGGAAGGCGACGGATCTCATTAGCGAGATTGCGACCGACCACGAACCTGTGTTGATCACCCAGCACGGACTCCCGGCAGCCTACCTCGTGGACGTGGAGAGCTACGAAGCAATGAGGGCGAGGATCGGGCTTCTTGAGGGAATCGCAAAGGGTGAGAAGGCGATCGAGGAGGGACGAGTGCTCACCCACGCCGAAGCGAAGAAGCGGATGTCCCGATGGCTCGATTGATTTGGACCGAGCCGGCGCTTCAAGATCTCGAGCAGATCGCCGACTACATCGCACTCGATGATCACCATGCGGCCTGCCGCCTGATTAGAACCGTCTTTGAGAAGGCCGAGCTGCTGGAGACATTCCCCGAGATGTGTCCAGTCCCCCACGATCTTCCTGATTCGCGATACCGTCATCTCATTGTCGGTCCGTTGCGGATCTTCCATCGGGTCGAGGGAGAGAAGGTATTCATCGTGTACGTCATGAGATCCGAACGTCGCCTTGATCTGTCGGACCTCGAAGGGCGAGACAAAGAATAATGCAGAACAAGTCGGTGGTTCCGACGCCTGACAGCGGCCTTGTTGCAGGCTTGCCGCCAGCTTCGGGTGCTGCTTGCTTGTGGAAGCCGGGTCGCCGAGTAGCCGGCGCCTGCACACCTGTTACGTTCGTCAGAAAAATCTGCTTGCGGCGCAGTTTCTGTACGCGATCCTGTCCACATGAAGGCAATTTCGTACACAGCCGCCCGAGAGACCTTGGCGGCAACCATGCAGTCAGTGTGTGATGACAGGGAGCCGGTAATTATCACGCGGAAGCGGGATCAGGCAGTTGTGATGATGTCGCTCGACGACTTCGAGTCGATGCAGGAGACGGCTTATTTGAGGCGCTCTCCGGCGAATGCGGAGAGATTGGATTCTGCAGTAGCCCAGCTTGAGTCCGGGCGCGGGCAAGAGAGGAATCTCCCGCCTGCAGAATGAAGCTCAGGCTGATTTTCGCAGACCAGGCTTGGGAGGATGTCTGCCACTGGGTATCGACCGACAAGAAGGTGCTGAAGCGTTTGATCCGATTGATTGACGAGTGTCGGTCGACTCCATTTGAAGGGATCGGCAAGCCTGAACCTTTGCGCGAGAACCTGTCCGGCTACTGGTCACGACGGATTACTGACGAGCACCGTTTGGTCTACAAGGTGTCGGGCGACGAACTCTGGATTGCCCAAGCCCGCTACCACTACACCAAATAGCGAGGAATAAGTGGGAGATGCCGCCGTGTGGCCCGGTGCCCCATTCCTCTAACGTTAGCCTCAGAATGAGAATACTCCTCGTCGCTCCGATGCTGTTCGTATTTGCCTCTTGTGCGAGCACTCCGAAAATCGAGTCGCCCGTTTCCCTTTCGGATGCGATAACGACACTTCCGTCCAAGGCTGTTGCAGGGATGAGTCCGAAGGGACGTCAGCAGTATCTTGAGGTGAAGCCAGGTGATTACGACGAACTGAATCGGAGGATACACTTGTTTGGGGATTCCTCCGAAGGCGGAGACGCTGAATCCATGTTGTTTCTGAGGCTTTTCGAGGACTCCGATGGCAAGACGATTGCGGCTTCCCACTCAGCACGACCATTCGCGGACGGAGGCGCCCCGAGCAAGGTGGATACCTATGTCTATCGTCTCGAGTCTGGCAGATGGCTGGATGTCACGGATGCCGTATTGCCCCCAGAAGTCCCGAGGAGTTCATGGTTCCGCTTCAATTCGCCCGGAGACTCTATTCCCTGCGGGACCTACAAGAGCTGTCCGGGGCGCGATGGTCGAGGAGAGGCTTACGAGTTCGGGGAGGCTTCCGGCGTGATTTTCTGGCGAGACGGTCGCTTCCACTATAAACCAAAAGGCTAGCAAGGCGTCGCTCCAAGGAGATGCCCCGCCGTGAGTTCAACTCCGCCGTGACCATTCAACCCTCAATCCACAGTCGAAGTCTCGCCCATGGGCAGGTGTGAGGGGCCTTCGGCGTTCGACTAGAAATGAAAACCGCCACCAGTATTATTTTCGCCTTCGTGCTGGCGAGTCCGCTCAGTGCGGACGAAATGTGCACAAGGGTGCATCAGGATCTGGAACAAGCGGACGGGAGCTACAGCGACTTGTGGCGGCTCACGGTGGAACCTCAAGATGGGCAACTGGTGTTGGCAACGTTTTCGATCGATGTCGATGAAGAGCCAGACACCGCAGGCATCCCCCCTGGCCGAAGAGTTGAAACCATCCACTACGCTCCTTCCGGACGGCACACCGAGAAGGTTGGATACGTTAAGTTCCCCAACGACGAGGATCGCAAGGGAGTGGATGGGTTCTACTACAAGAAGTGGATTGTTTCTGGATTCGGGCAGGAAATCAAATTTGGTCCCATGTTCAGGCTAGGTGGCGGAGGTGGTTCGGCCAGGGTTGAAGGCGAAGTCCCTTTCCGTCACCAATCGGTGAGGCGGCGCTTCCGATTTGGAGATCGAGAAGAGAATCCGACCAAGGAATTCCGATTTGTATTGTCGCTTGAGACGATTGAATTTCACGAAGCTGCAGCCAAAGCAGCTACAGCCAAGGTCGAACTTCCCGAGAGGAAGGATAGATCTTGGTCGATAGAGTTGCCCGCTAGGAAGCAATCGGCCGAACCAGACGGTGCTGACCAACCCGCGATCCGTTCGAAGCCGGATTCCGAGGGTGGCGACAGGCCTCAATCAAAGTCGGAGGAGGGCTCCCGCTAGCGGGTCGCCAGGTGTTTGATGACGACCAAGTCGATGACCTCGATTCGAATTCGCGAGGCTGACGATGGAGATGCCGAGTCCATTTCCTCCCTCTTGATGGAGTTGGGCTACGAACTCGGTCCGGTGGAAGTGAAGAAGCGTATCGGGGTTTATCGGGAGTCTTCCGACACGGTGCTTGTCGCGGATGAAGTCGGGGAGGTCGTGGGATTTGTCAGCTTCCACGTGATTCCCCTGTTTCACGCTTCCGGGAACCTCGGACGCATCACCGCGATGTGCATTCGCTCGGACCGGCAGCGGCAAGGCGTCGGTAGGGCGCTTCTCGCGGGCCTCGATGGTTTCGCGCGGGCGAGAGGTTGCGGACGGATCGAGGTGTCCAGTGGGGATCAGCGGGCGCAAGATGCGCATTTGTTCTACCAGGCGTGTGGCTATGCCATCGACAGCCGGAGGTTTCAGAAGATGCTTCACTGAGAAGAGCGGGCGGTCGAGGTGGGCCTGCAACCGCTCCAGCCGTCTTTTCATGCTCGCGGCTCGCGCGTCGCACCTGCAACGATGGCCGGAGTATGAAGAGGCATCGGAAGAAGCGGGCGTTGCTCATCGGTACCGCCGTGCTGGTGGTGCTCGTGGTGGCGGTCAACCAGTGGAAGAAGCGGAAGGCGGTTGCGGTGTTGCGCGAGTACTCGGCCCGGTTTTCACAGGAGGGCACCCCGAACGCGACCGCGCTTTCGATGCAGCACGTTTACTTCGGTGTGGAGAAGAAGCCCCACGGGGTGCTTCTCATCCATGGCATCCCTTCATCGACCTCGACCTTCTCCGGGCTGTGCGACCGTCTTGAGAAAGAGGGGATTCCCCATGTCGCGCCGATGCTCACGGGCTTCGGGAATACCGAACTGAATCTGCTTCCGAACGTCGCCTACGAAGACTGGCTGCGGGATGCGCTGAATGCCTACGACACGCTGGCCGAGTGTGCCGAGAAGGTCAGCATCGTCAGCACCTCGACCGGGTCGTTGGTGGCGACATGGTTGTCCGGCCAGCGGCAGGTCGAGCATCTGGTGCTGGTGGTGCCGAACTTCTCGCCCGGGCCTTCCGCCGCTCGCTTCAAGCGGATCCTCGAAACGCCGGTGGCGTCGCAGGCGCTTCGCGGCGTCATGCCCTACAAGTTCTCCGACCCGGAGGATTATGCGGACCAGAGCCGCTTCCGCTACCCGTTCCATGAGGTGAATTCGACCCGTCAGATGTTCCTGCTGCAGGATGAGATCGGGCCGGAGCAGATCCGGGTGGAGGCGGGGATTTTCCTGATGTTCGGGGCCGATGATTCGACGGTGTCCACCGGAGAGTTGGGGGCGCTACTCGAGAAAAAGGCGAGTGAGGAGGGAGTCCTTTACGAGGCGTTCGAGTATGAGGCCGCGCACCGCCTGCTCCAAGGGGCTGTGGCGGAAGAGGTCCGTTCCCAGATCGTTGAGCTTCTTGGTCGGCGGCCGGTGGCGGCGCGCTGAGTCGGTTCGCCGGGGTTGTGCAGCCCCCTGAAGGGGGAACTACGAACCCCAGTGGCCGGCCAGTGTGGTTTGTAGTTCCCTGTTTACGGGGTTCGGGTTCGGTTCCGTCTACGCCCTGACTTGTCCGGAAGCGTGGCCGAGCGGCTGGTTGAATTGCGTCCCGGTGGCGAGTTGGAGGCGTGCCGGGAAAGCCTCGCGCAGTTGGTGGAGGCGGCGCGCTGAGTCGGTTCGCCGGGGTTGTGCAGCCCCCTGAAGGGGGAACTACGAACCCCAGTGGCCGGCCAGTGTGGTTTGTAGTTCCCCGTTTACGGGGCTCTTCGAAGCGATGAGTTAGACCGCTTGCCAAAAGTCCTTGCCGAAACGGGGTCGTTCTTTGGTTAGAAGGATAGCCGCTTCGCGGATCGGTTCTTGGGGTTCCGGCCTGCGGGAGCCGATCCCAGCGTTGCTCGTCGGTTGTGGATCTCGATCCACGCCCTCCTCGCGCCTTGGCCTTGGCTCCCCCAGGCTCGGCCGTTTCGGCAACTACTTTTGGCAAACGGTCTAGGATCTGTTCACGAATTGCGTGCGATGATGAATGCCGCTACCAGATAGACCGCAGAGAAAAAGGTCTGAGAAAGCTTGTCGTAGCGCGTGGCAATGCGTCGGAAGTGTTTGATCTTGTTGAAGAACCGTTCGACCCGGTTTCGGCGGCGGTAGCGATTCCGGTCATACCGGATGACGCCTGCCCTTGAGTTGATCGGCGGGATCACCGCTTCAATGCCCTCGAAGTTCAGGCGCTCGCGGATGCGATTGGCGTCGTAACCCTTGTCGAGCATGGCTGCTTCCAGAACGTTCTCCGGCTGGAGGCTTTCGAAGAGTGTCTCGAACTGCCTGCCATCATGGGCCTGGCCAGGGGTAAGATGCAGCGCCACGCTACAGTTCTCATCAATGGTTGCTGCGTGAATCTTGGTGCTCAATCCCCCTCGAGAGCGTCCGAGAGCCTGATCGGAAGAGTTTTTTTTGGCGCTCCGGCCGCATGCTGATGAGCTCGGACTGTGGTGGAGTCCATCATCAGTTCACGAGCTCCGGCAAAGTGCCCGCCTTGCATTTCCTGCCAAAGGCGCTTCCACACACCACGCTCCTGCCACCGCCGGAAACGCATGTAGACGGCATGCCAATAGCCCAGTTCAGGAGGTAGATCGCGCCACGGGCAACCTGTCCGGTTCAGATAAAGAACCGCCTCCATGAATTCGCGATCACTCATGGCCGGTGGAGCTCCCGCACGCGAATGCTTCGCCTTGGTCAGAGCACTTTCAATCTGCTCCCAAATCTCGTCGGTGATCATGCTTCGAGGATGTCCAGCTGGCATCCGAAGCTTGAAACAAACGCTTCAGGAAAAGTACAGATTTAATTCGTGAACAGATCCTAGTCCGGGAGGTGGATGCCGGGTGGAAGGTCGACATGGTCCAATTCCGGCTCGAGAAGACCCGCCGCGAGTTGGAAGAAGCTTTCCGAAGGCACTACCCGGACGCCGAGTAGGCGGGCGGGCTTACGGCGGTGGTCCGTCGTCAGTCGATGGACACTTGCGGTGGCGGCCGGGGATTGCTTGAGTATGGATGATCAAGGCAGCGCGCGGACCGGGTTCGCAAACGCTGCGCCCCAAGCACCGAATCCGAGCCACCCGAAACCATGCGCCTTCTTCTGACCCTTCCGTTTCTCGCCGTCCTTGCCAGCTGCGCGAACTCCGCCTCGCAGTCGCAGATCCTGAACCGTGCCAAGGCCGAGGTGGCCTACCGTGAGTCGTGGTCGGACGCCGCCTACATCCGCGTCGATGAGAAGCCGGGTCACGGCTGCCGTCTCTGGAAAGTCACGGCCGGTGCCTTCGACTACTCGAGCTATCCGGATTACCAAGGCATCGAGCTGGTCCCGGGGACCGAGCGTCGGATGTGCTTCACCAAGGACGGCTGCCTGCTGCGCTACGTCGACGAGTC is part of the Haloferula helveola genome and encodes:
- a CDS encoding type II toxin-antitoxin system RelE/ParE family toxin — translated: MIFYETDVFTARIVELIDDESYSALQAVLVADPEAGDIIPRSKGLRKIRWMGSGRGKRGGLRVIYYLVHHEAIFMLYAYPKNRESDLTQRHLQILRELVEQHLNQ
- the nadS gene encoding NadS family protein, translating into MNDEDFELLCESIRQAGEIRQGKRKPSRTFKVGDPDAKAIRERLGLSQSRFAAIIGVSVRTLQNWEQGRREPEGPAKALLRVVDREPQAVLQALHA
- a CDS encoding type II toxin-antitoxin system Phd/YefM family antitoxin, which codes for MRTELVTTLKRKATDLISEIATDHEPVLITQHGLPAAYLVDVESYEAMRARIGLLEGIAKGEKAIEEGRVLTHAEAKKRMSRWLD
- a CDS encoding type II toxin-antitoxin system RelE/ParE family toxin, which produces MARLIWTEPALQDLEQIADYIALDDHHAACRLIRTVFEKAELLETFPEMCPVPHDLPDSRYRHLIVGPLRIFHRVEGEKVFIVYVMRSERRLDLSDLEGRDKE
- a CDS encoding type II toxin-antitoxin system prevent-host-death family antitoxin; translation: MKAISYTAARETLAATMQSVCDDREPVIITRKRDQAVVMMSLDDFESMQETAYLRRSPANAERLDSAVAQLESGRGQERNLPPAE
- a CDS encoding Txe/YoeB family addiction module toxin, whose translation is MKLRLIFADQAWEDVCHWVSTDKKVLKRLIRLIDECRSTPFEGIGKPEPLRENLSGYWSRRITDEHRLVYKVSGDELWIAQARYHYTK
- a CDS encoding GNAT family N-acetyltransferase, producing MTSIRIREADDGDAESISSLLMELGYELGPVEVKKRIGVYRESSDTVLVADEVGEVVGFVSFHVIPLFHASGNLGRITAMCIRSDRQRQGVGRALLAGLDGFARARGCGRIEVSSGDQRAQDAHLFYQACGYAIDSRRFQKMLH
- a CDS encoding alpha/beta hydrolase, with amino-acid sequence MKRHRKKRALLIGTAVLVVLVVAVNQWKKRKAVAVLREYSARFSQEGTPNATALSMQHVYFGVEKKPHGVLLIHGIPSSTSTFSGLCDRLEKEGIPHVAPMLTGFGNTELNLLPNVAYEDWLRDALNAYDTLAECAEKVSIVSTSTGSLVATWLSGQRQVEHLVLVVPNFSPGPSAARFKRILETPVASQALRGVMPYKFSDPEDYADQSRFRYPFHEVNSTRQMFLLQDEIGPEQIRVEAGIFLMFGADDSTVSTGELGALLEKKASEEGVLYEAFEYEAAHRLLQGAVAEEVRSQIVELLGRRPVAAR